A segment of the Xenorhabdus bovienii SS-2004 genome:
CCCTTAGTAAATACACCAGAACTGCATGAAAATCTTCGTCGTATGAAAGGTGGTGCAGGAACAACCTATTGGCAAGCTGCTGATCAGTATCAGATTATGCTGAGTTTAGCATTTTTCAAGGACGACAAGCATCCCAATGACGAACGGTATTTGATCACAATGGTAATTTATAAACCGTGGTAAGCAGGGGATAGCACAAACCAAAGTGGGTGTGAGAATGTTATCTTTCACACCCACTATTCAGGATATTGCTTCAGGACGAGGTATAAAATGAGTCTTTTACAACGCATAGGTCGGCGACGTTCTGGATTAATCTTTGCATTATTAATCGTTCTTGGTCTGGCTAGCGTTTATCTTTACCATTCCTTTTCCGATAAACCAGAGATAGCGCTGGTGATTGGTGAACCCTACGAGGCAATGTGGCAGCGATCCAGTGCAAATATTGCTCCCAAATAAATACCCTAATAACATCGGGTTCAACACACCTAAAACTGATGCGCGTTTACGTTTTACTGATCCGAAATATGGGTTTGTTACCCCTCCCGCACGATTTTTTGTTGTGCGGTATACTGATGGAATAATCAACAGTGTACGTATGTCGCCACAAATTAAGCCGTTACTCTACAACAATGCGATCAAGATTGTATTAGATTTACAAGATCAGTGGCGCAAAGCGGGCTGGAAGCTTACTAAAGGATACCATTCCTTGGTTAATACACCAGAATTGCATGACAGTCTTCGTAAGATGAAAGGAACCGGAATGACCTTCTGGCAAGCAGGTGACAAGTATCAGATCATGCTGAATATAGCGCGTTTCAAAGATGATCGGCATCCTGATGAAGAGCGATATTTGATCACGTTAGCAATAGCCACACCGTGGGTAAATCAGTAAAGTAAACTCAGATGGGTGTGAGAACATTATTTCTCACACTCGCTATTTAGAACGATACTGACGCGCTGCGCTTGTCTTCTCCGAGTTACCGGGCTAATGAATTCACCCGGTAACTCGGAGAATCGAAGAAACATAATCGTTACGATTGGTTATCTCTATACCACTACACATATTTTCACGGAATAACGGGGTAAATAGCATATTTATTATATATTTCATTTAGTTACTCTATCCCATATTATCCCAACATATCCCGTAATAGTGTGTCACTACTTTAAATTCAAGATATTAATACCTACCAGAGAGAAATTTTTTTTCGGGATAACCTCCATTGTTATAATATTTATTTTTGTAATAACACTACGTTACGGGATATACTGGGATAACACGGGATAATTAAAATATTTATAACTTATTGATATAGTTTAAAATAAATCTCTCTTATCCCAATATCCCGTTATCCCAACGTTTTTTTAACCCTAAGTGAGAGTCAATCTTCATCCCTGAAAATCAGCACCACAAATCGCCCCTGAGTGCCGTTTACTGAAATGGTTTTGCTGATAAAGCGATCTTTTTCCGCTTTAACCAGCATTCCGGCTTCTTCTAAGGCCTCAAAACCGGATTTCTTCTGTAATCCCTGCAATATCTCTGCTTCAAATACACTGGGAATAATGTGGTATTCCGTTTGCCCATCATTACGACGGTTATGCACCAGATACCCGGCAAGATCGCTAATTCTCATGGAGTGTGATGTATCAATATCACCATTTGGCCTGCCGTAGGTATAAGGTTGGAAGCGTGAAAGCCCGTATTTTTGGATAAAGTCACGAGTACGGGTGATAACCTGATATTTTTCCCGATTTCCGATGCCAAAATCAGCTAACCAATCATCGAAACTTTGCTTTATCGCCGCATGACTCGCTTCTTTACTCCAGCCGGTAATATGGATTGCCAGCTCTCCGGCAGCATCCAGTAACGCGAAACGAACAGCAACGCGCTTGACTTGGGCTGAGGCTTCTTCTGGCAGGCCATCAAGCCACTCTTTTTCTTTACGGGCGGTTACTTCGATTACCTGCTCCTGATTTACAGACAACCATTGAACCCATGCCCGACCCGCTGCACCACAATAGCGTTTGGATTCACGTTTGATGGCTCTTGCATGAGAATCACCATCCTCATAGCCATTGAAACATTCCGTATCAATAAAGGGCACACTGAGCAACCTGACAAGCTGCCCGGCTTTTGGGGTGATCCCACCTTTTATCAGGAACGTTTCTAAATCTTCCTCGCCTGTTGAAAGGGCGGCAATTTTCCAGCGGATCACCGCACGGTTCCCACCTTCCCGTTTCCCCTGAATTTTTCCGACACCGTTAAACAGGCTATAGGCACTGTTAGCGATTTCTTTCGGATTCGAACTTTGTCCGATTTCGTCAATGGGCATGAAACCATCATTACGAGCAGCGGCTTCATTATTTAAAACCGTGATTAGTACCGTGCCACGATAATTTAAGTTCTTCGGGATCACCGTATAAGCTGCTGGCAGCCTCAACGGTGGTGGTTTTCCCTGCGGAGGATTGGGCGAATGAATGCACACCAAAGCAGCTACCACCTGTCAGTGAGTTAAGTGGTGCAGACAATCCCACCAGTACGCCCAGCATCATTGACCGGTTGCCTTTCAGTAATGACGCAACGTGCATTTTCCAATCTTCGGCTGTTCCTCTGACCACATAACCGGCAATTGCGGATGTGCCGCCACTGAACGCGACAGGCATATAAGGCTGACCGATGATTTCACCGTCCGGCATCACATAAGCCCCGCAGTGCCAGCCTGCTTTCTGTGTCACAATCCATTCACGGCGATCACCGCTGCGTTGCAGGTGCTCAGCTAAAACAGGCAATAGGCTATTTTTTACGGTGATATTCATTCCCCGTGAACGCAATCTTGCCCAGCCTACCGGCATTCCGATTTCACGGCGGGGAAGCGCTTCAATGATACATTTTCCCGTTCCTTCCTGATGCAGCTTAATAATGAGATAGCCTTCGCTACCATCATTGCCAATGCCGACTATCTCCATGTAATCACTCAACCATTTTTCAACTTCGACGATTTTGCCACCTTGCTCTTTAGGTTCAACCCAGTAAATTCCGTTCTTGCGAATATCGATATGGGGTTTTAGCGGGTCGTATTCTTTCTCTCGGTATTCATCTGAATTAGCGGTCACAGATTTTGACACCGCTACGTTCTCTACCACCTGATACAACCCATTACTGAATGTCTGTTTTGCTGACTCAATGCCATGCTGCTGACGATAATCATCCCAGTCAGCTTTGTATTCCGTGGAGGGCAACGTAACCCAACCATTAACCGCAAGGGCAACTTTTTCTGCTGAAATCTTGCCGATATTTACCTTTGGGTTGCCGTTTTTATCCAGTTCGTCGGGATGATGCCAGTCGTTATCTGCTGCCAGAATAATTTTCGTGTCCGGCCAGCGCTCCCGAACGGCTTTTGCGACAGAAAGCAAATTGCCTGCATCTAGCGCTGCCAAAATAGTACCTTTATAGAACTGGTTAACTGTCAATGCTGTAGCATAACCCTCGGTAATGGTCACCGTATCCGGGTTATCTTTTAGCTCAGACAGCGCGATAAACGAACCTTTCTTCTGGCTGCCAGACAGTAATTTTTTCTCACCATCAGGTTTGATAATCTGTGCACCTGTTACTTTTTCGTCCAATGTTGCGAGTCGCAACACTGCCGAATTATCGGACAGCAGCCGCTGATTAGGGCAATGCAGCCCCTTTGCGGTCAGATAGGGAGACTGCCCAGCAACAGTTTGAGCCATCAGTGCCGCGACTCTTTCGGCAATTGGCTGTACTGGATAAGTGGTTTCTTTGGCTGGTTTGAGTTCTGACAAAGGTAATGCCAGTACGTTAGCAACAATCTTAGCAGCCTCAAGAACTGAGATACGGTTGGTTTTTGCTACTAAATCCAATCCATCTCCGTAGTTCGGAAGATCACACTGGCGACAGTGCCAGTTGCCGTGATGGTGGTCATCAATAAAGTGAAAACGGTCGGTGCCGCCGCAGACAGGGCAAGCGCTATGTTTACCCTTTGCAGGAATATCGATACCACAGGCAGGCAACAGATTTTCCCAATGGTACATAGCGGATTGCTTCACGGTTTGGATAAATTCGAACGGTTTTTGGCTGCTTGATTTATCCAAAGATGTAAATTTAGGACGAGTTTGGTTATGCTGTGTATCAGCCATTATCGTTACTCCAATTAACGGTTATTGGTCAGACGCCTCAGATGTGTTCCAGCACGCTGGGCGTTGTTTTTTCATATTGATATAGGTAATGTGTAATGACACATAAACACATTACAGTGAGTGTAATTGACATGTCAACACACAAAAATACTCGTCGGGGCAATCCCCCATTCCAATTCAGACTTGATCCTGAACTACGGGCACTCATGGAAATAGCCCAGGCACAAGATGGTGATGAATCTTTAGCTGCGTGGATTAAGCGCATTGTCCGTAGAGAATTGCAGTCAAGATGTATTGAATCTAACCCCTGAAAAAAGCAAGTTGAGGGTAGGCAAGTGCTACCCTTAGTTTTTGTATTCTTATCAAATGGTAGGTACATGTCATTAAATACCACGAGATTCAGCAATTCGTTGATCTACCCAGCCATCAATTTCTGATTCAACAAACGCAACCGACCGAGGGCCAATTTTGACTTGTTTCGGGAATTTATCTTCTTTAATCAGCCTGTAGATCCATGCCTTGCTATAGCCCGTTCTGCGCTGAACTTCTGGCAGGCGAATAAGACTTTTTTTAGATGTTGTAATTGTTGGCATGTATACTCCCCTGTTATCGAGTCCTTGAAATGCCTTGGTAGACGTTACTTGATGACAGAGGATTATTTAAAAATTCTGTTTAATTGAAAGCGTAAACTCTTTATGCAATTCGTAAAATTAAATGCGGGGTATTGACTGTATGAAAAACAGGCTATTGTGCCCCGGGCACAGAAGATTAAAAAGCAATCATGTGTATAATGAATGGTTTTTATTAATGAATTGAAAAATAAGGAAATATATTATTTATTCAGAGACTGGAGCTTTAACTATCTATTTTTTGTATGAAAAACAGTCTTAAAAAAGGATGAAATATCACCATATGATGATTGTTATACTATGATGGATTTATCCGTTACTCTATCTGGCAGGATTCTGTAGAAAGGTACGGCTAAATCTGAAAGTCGGCGAGGAGCGGAATTTGTGTTATGTAAACGAAGGGAATGTCATACCCTGATAGATATATTTCCGTTTTTTACTTCCGATGGGATAGTCGTAATAAACTGATGAACCTTTGCAACTAATGATTTTTATTTGAATTTCACGCATGATAGACCCAATATTCTGCGGGCGGTCAAAATTCCTACTGTTTTTGCTAAAGCCAAATCCATTCAGATCCAAAGCTCGCCATACCTTGCCGTCAAATATAGTTGCATCGATAAATGGCGTTCTGCCAACCCCTGGGTGAATTGCTACATCACCAATGGTTGCAAGGGCAAGGGATACCTTCGAAGGATAAACAGTTCCAGAGAGTACAAGTTGAGTAGTGGGAGGCATTTGCGACAGGTCCTTTTATGTTATTAAGCCTAATGTTTATTTGACGGAGAAATTTGTGTTTAAAACATATTTTCTCGCATTTGCGGGTTCATTATCTATCATGAACCATACTCTACTTATTATTAAGATTCCATTAGTTGGGTGTAAAAGTGTTATGAAATTAGCGGAGGCAAGTACATCATGTTGCTCCCAATTCAGACCCTACAGCCACATCTTCAGCACCAGAGTGATCATGCAGCTCTTCGATGGTAGCTCCTGTCATCATGCTGTAGTGGCCAATTTGACCTGCTTTACCAAAGATGCTTCGAAAGACACGAAGATATGCTTCATTGGTTTGCTCACCATGGTTGATGTACAGGTCGTCATGAATTGAGTGAGAGCCATCGTTGACCCAGGAAAATAGAGATTGGCAAATCAACTTGTCACGTCCTTCGAAGAGTGTACAGATTTCATCTTTACTCATTCCACCCCACATAGTGAAGTAGTTTTCCAATATGCGGCGTAATGTATTTTGCAGGCTGATACTGGAAATGTTTTTTGATTTCACATTTTCCCATAGAAGTTCATAGGCTGAACGGATTGGATTAGTTTCATAACGCTCA
Coding sequences within it:
- a CDS encoding DUF927 domain-containing protein, with amino-acid sequence MIPKNLNYRGTVLITVLNNEAAARNDGFMPIDEIGQSSNPKEIANSAYSLFNGVGKIQGKREGGNRAVIRWKIAALSTGEEDLETFLIKGGITPKAGQLVRLLSVPFIDTECFNGYEDGDSHARAIKRESKRYCGAAGRAWVQWLSVNQEQVIEVTARKEKEWLDGLPEEASAQVKRVAVRFALLDAAGELAIHITGWSKEASHAAIKQSFDDWLADFGIGNREKYQVITRTRDFIQKYGLSRFQPYTYGRPNGDIDTSHSMRISDLAGYLVHNRRNDGQTEYHIIPSVFEAEILQGLQKKSGFEALEEAGMLVKAEKDRFISKTISVNGTQGRFVVLIFRDED
- a CDS encoding helix-turn-helix transcriptional regulator — translated: MPTITTSKKSLIRLPEVQRRTGYSKAWIYRLIKEDKFPKQVKIGPRSVAFVESEIDGWVDQRIAESRGI
- a CDS encoding DUF927 domain-containing protein, with translation MADTQHNQTRPKFTSLDKSSSQKPFEFIQTVKQSAMYHWENLLPACGIDIPAKGKHSACPVCGGTDRFHFIDDHHHGNWHCRQCDLPNYGDGLDLVAKTNRISVLEAAKIVANVLALPLSELKPAKETTYPVQPIAERVAALMAQTVAGQSPYLTAKGLHCPNQRLLSDNSAVLRLATLDEKVTGAQIIKPDGEKKLLSGSQKKGSFIALSELKDNPDTVTITEGYATALTVNQFYKGTILAALDAGNLLSVAKAVRERWPDTKIILAADNDWHHPDELDKNGNPKVNIGKISAEKVALAVNGWVTLPSTEYKADWDDYRQQHGIESAKQTFSNGLYQVVENVAVSKSVTANSDEYREKEYDPLKPHIDIRKNGIYWVEPKEQGGKIVEVEKWLSDYMEIVGIGNDGSEGYLIIKLHQEGTGKCIIEALPRREIGMPVGWARLRSRGMNITVKNSLLPVLAEHLQRSGDRREWIVTQKAGWHCGAYVMPDGEIIGQPYMPVAFSGGTSAIAGYVVRGTAEDWKMHVASLLKGNRSMMLGVLVGLSAPLNSLTGGSCFGVHSFAQSSAGKTTTVEAASSLYGDPEELKLSWHGTNHGFK